The Dehalococcoidia bacterium genome window below encodes:
- a CDS encoding carboxypeptidase-like regulatory domain-containing protein, which yields MPRVWTAALAIALAVALLAPAGVALAADPPQGGAVEGTITNGTADGKSIAGLAVTLSVLQNGAEKETRQAKADSQGRYRFEGLTRDPALSYQTRAVFEGITYSTDPKTFPAESGTLPLNLTVYETTDSPAALQVSSLGILVTVSDGLLTLLEHYEVTNSGNRTYIGTESSELRQQTTLSFVLPNNSGAPDLMQGFDKNKAFITRKAIFDTQPVPPGTKEMMFAYHVGYTNATYTVRRPLLYPVKRVELLFRSEDLGLASRRLSKEPLATIGGQRYQRLVGFDLVRGEVIDITLSGLPVPREQEYIRIGGIGLAVAGLGFAVAYGLRRRPLRPEEEGERERYLREIAALDDQHTEGRISDEEYTPRRAACKARLLEIAGSATAARTEAPRGP from the coding sequence GTGCCGCGCGTGTGGACCGCCGCCCTCGCTATAGCTCTGGCCGTTGCCCTGCTCGCGCCTGCTGGCGTGGCCCTGGCCGCCGACCCCCCGCAAGGCGGGGCGGTCGAGGGCACGATCACGAACGGCACCGCCGACGGCAAAAGCATCGCCGGACTGGCCGTCACCCTCTCCGTCCTTCAAAACGGCGCGGAGAAGGAGACGCGGCAGGCGAAGGCCGACTCCCAGGGCCGGTACCGCTTCGAGGGCCTCACCCGCGACCCGGCTCTCTCCTACCAGACCAGGGCGGTGTTCGAAGGCATCACCTACAGCACCGACCCCAAGACGTTCCCCGCCGAGTCCGGCACGCTTCCGCTCAACTTGACCGTCTACGAGACCACCGATAGTCCGGCGGCGCTCCAGGTGAGCAGCCTGGGCATCCTGGTTACAGTTTCGGACGGACTGCTCACCCTTCTGGAACACTACGAGGTCACAAACTCAGGGAACCGCACCTATATCGGCACAGAGTCCAGTGAGTTGCGGCAACAGACCACGCTGAGCTTCGTCCTGCCCAACAACTCCGGAGCCCCGGACCTGATGCAGGGGTTTGATAAGAACAAGGCGTTCATCACGCGGAAAGCCATCTTCGACACGCAGCCAGTGCCGCCGGGGACGAAGGAGATGATGTTCGCCTACCACGTGGGCTACACAAATGCAACCTACACCGTCAGGCGACCCCTGCTCTACCCGGTCAAGCGCGTGGAACTGCTGTTTCGCTCCGAAGACCTGGGGCTGGCGTCGCGGCGATTATCGAAGGAGCCACTGGCCACGATTGGCGGCCAGCGGTACCAGCGTCTCGTTGGTTTCGACCTGGTGCGCGGCGAGGTCATTGATATCACATTGAGCGGCCTGCCGGTCCCGCGCGAGCAGGAGTACATCCGCATCGGGGGCATTGGCCTGGCGGTGGCCGGCCTCGGCTTCGCCGTCGCGTACGGGTTGAGGCGTCGCCCGCTGAGGCCAGAGGAAGAGGGGGAGCGCGAGCGGTACTTGCGCGAGATAGCCGCGCTGGACGACCAGCACACCGAAGGACGCATCTCCGACGAGGAGTACACTCCTCGTCGCGCCGCGTGCAAAGCACGTCTCCTGGAGATAGCCGGGAGCGCCACGGCGGCCCGGACGGAGGCCCCCCGTGGACCATAG
- a CDS encoding ABC transporter substrate-binding protein — MAIVLAGNPADLDAQQGIGIDSHTVTAPAYNRLVQYDTETSSKVIPDLAERWEMSQDGKEYTFYLRQGVKFHNGDLFTADDAAFNLERLLSPPKGFRTKAAPVLGPGFEGVQIRDERTVVLRLKFPLAPTLPVLALDSAIIYPKRLVQAKGDMKTEVVGTGPFKFKSYTPSVGADLVKNPDYFIKGHPYLDAISLRIIPDASTRLAALRTGQVHMAARGFSTLTPSEVALLKSSVPDMQFFPAPSPLSPFFFMNIRRPPFSDIRVRKAISLALDRQAAIKVIAEGYGEVGKLVLFGDWGVPAKEVSSWPGWRQPKDQDLAEAKKLLADAGYPDGFDLDVLSRTNRITQTGAIFMTGQLQQMGIRAKVKVLEDAIFWETGGKAQHQAMVYTPGYSTPDPGSVLGTFYIPNGSLNFSGNDNDQRIKELNNAQMYALTETERRKVLQEAEVYVLREQLIGIPIVWPYSFIPVNSHVKGFIPGISDYVHNGNLLEVMWLAQ; from the coding sequence TTGGCGATTGTATTGGCGGGAAACCCTGCGGACTTGGACGCGCAACAGGGGATCGGCATAGATAGTCACACAGTCACTGCCCCCGCCTATAACCGTCTTGTCCAATACGACACTGAAACAAGCTCGAAGGTCATTCCTGATCTCGCGGAGAGATGGGAAATGTCCCAGGACGGCAAGGAATACACGTTCTACCTGCGGCAGGGCGTGAAGTTTCACAACGGGGACTTGTTCACCGCGGATGATGCAGCATTCAATTTGGAGCGCCTGCTGAGTCCTCCCAAGGGCTTTCGCACCAAAGCCGCGCCGGTCCTGGGACCTGGGTTCGAAGGCGTCCAAATACGTGATGAGCGTACTGTTGTGCTCCGCCTGAAATTTCCCCTGGCTCCTACCCTTCCTGTCCTGGCTCTAGATTCAGCCATTATTTACCCAAAGCGCCTGGTGCAAGCAAAAGGCGATATGAAAACGGAGGTCGTAGGAACAGGGCCATTCAAGTTCAAGAGCTACACGCCAAGCGTGGGAGCAGACCTCGTTAAGAACCCGGACTACTTTATCAAAGGCCACCCCTATCTTGACGCGATCTCGCTGCGTATCATTCCCGATGCCTCGACCCGGCTCGCCGCGCTGCGCACGGGACAGGTGCATATGGCAGCGCGCGGGTTTAGCACGCTGACTCCCTCGGAGGTGGCCCTGCTCAAAAGCAGCGTACCGGACATGCAGTTCTTTCCAGCGCCTTCTCCTCTCAGCCCCTTTTTCTTCATGAACATCCGTCGCCCTCCCTTCAGCGACATACGCGTGCGCAAAGCCATCAGTCTTGCTCTGGACCGGCAGGCTGCCATTAAAGTCATAGCGGAAGGTTACGGCGAGGTGGGAAAACTTGTCCTGTTCGGCGATTGGGGCGTTCCGGCCAAGGAGGTCTCGTCGTGGCCCGGATGGAGACAGCCGAAGGACCAGGACCTCGCCGAGGCAAAAAAGCTCCTTGCGGACGCTGGATATCCCGATGGGTTTGACCTCGATGTCCTATCTCGAACAAACCGCATCACGCAAACGGGCGCTATCTTCATGACAGGACAGCTCCAGCAGATGGGCATCAGAGCCAAAGTGAAGGTTCTGGAAGATGCCATTTTCTGGGAGACAGGAGGCAAGGCACAGCATCAGGCGATGGTTTACACCCCGGGATACAGCACGCCGGACCCGGGATCAGTTCTTGGCACATTCTACATCCCCAACGGGAGCCTCAACTTCTCGGGAAATGACAACGATCAGCGCATAAAGGAACTGAACAATGCTCAGATGTACGCGCTGACCGAAACGGAAAGACGGAAGGTCCTTCAGGAAGCCGAGGTTTACGTCCTTCGCGAGCAGTTGATCGGCATTCCTATCGTTTGGCCGTACAGCTTCATACCAGTGAACTCCCACGTCAAAGGCTTTATTCCGGGGATTAGCGACTACGTGCACAATGGCAACCTGTTGGAAGTCATGTGGCTTGCGCAATGA
- a CDS encoding cytochrome c-type biogenesis CcmF C-terminal domain-containing protein: MADLGYVALLLSFALGLYSAPAAIIGARRNRPELVVSARNGLLAITLLLTFAAVSLWYLLVTNSFQVKYVAGFSSRDLPLSYLFASLWAGNEGSLLWLAWALSLFGAVAVLLHWRRDRALMPYVIATIAVVELFFIAMMTFTANPFHLLPFVPPDGQGLNPLLETRWMVIHPPAQMTGFISWTIPFAFAVGALASGRLGNEWIDSVRKWAIVAWLVTGMGLLLGSAWAYGVLGWGGYWGWDPVENSALMPWLVGTAFVHSIVIQKRRGMLKVWNMVLIIAAFGLSMLGTFLDRSGVLSSVHSFASNAFAPLYLGFILGSVGVSAALLVYRLPMLRSENTLESALSREAAFLLNNLLFIAVAFATFWGTLFPLVSEAVRGVKVTVGAPFFNQVNGPLFLGLVGLMGIAPLISWRKATPSYLARNLAVPLGAALLGAGALLLLGVRQPVAVVAVGACILVVGVIAQEWVRGTALRRQTFAEIWPLAFARLIMSNRPRYGGYIVHLGIVLVALGVVGSSFYQLTTDATLSKGDEMRLGTYRLRYDGKSDKLTGSKLVTTATLTVYDGNTTTPIDTLAAQRSIDFRWNQPVSEVALRSTPLEDLYVLLADADDADKASFRVFVNPLVLWIWVGGLTVLLGGVVALWPGRETGAPS; this comes from the coding sequence GTGGCTGACCTCGGATACGTTGCCCTCCTCCTTTCGTTCGCTTTGGGTCTCTATAGCGCGCCCGCGGCCATCATTGGCGCGCGCCGCAATCGGCCAGAGCTAGTCGTTAGCGCCCGCAACGGCCTGCTGGCGATCACGCTGCTATTGACGTTCGCGGCGGTCAGCCTCTGGTATCTGCTCGTCACCAACAGCTTCCAGGTGAAGTACGTGGCCGGCTTCAGCAGCCGCGATCTTCCTCTGAGCTACCTGTTCGCCTCGCTGTGGGCGGGGAACGAAGGGTCCCTCCTGTGGCTGGCGTGGGCACTCTCGCTGTTCGGGGCCGTGGCCGTGCTCCTGCATTGGCGCCGCGACAGGGCTCTGATGCCGTACGTCATCGCCACCATCGCCGTCGTCGAGCTCTTCTTCATCGCCATGATGACGTTCACGGCAAACCCTTTCCATCTTCTCCCCTTCGTCCCTCCGGACGGCCAGGGCCTGAACCCCTTGCTTGAAACGCGCTGGATGGTCATCCATCCGCCCGCGCAGATGACGGGATTCATCTCTTGGACCATCCCCTTCGCGTTCGCCGTGGGCGCGCTGGCGTCGGGACGGCTCGGCAACGAGTGGATTGACAGCGTGCGCAAATGGGCCATCGTGGCGTGGCTGGTCACGGGCATGGGCCTGCTTCTCGGCTCCGCGTGGGCCTACGGGGTGCTCGGCTGGGGCGGCTACTGGGGCTGGGACCCGGTGGAGAACTCCGCGCTCATGCCCTGGCTCGTGGGCACCGCATTCGTCCACTCCATCGTCATCCAGAAGCGCCGGGGCATGCTCAAGGTCTGGAACATGGTGCTCATTATCGCCGCTTTCGGCCTGTCCATGCTGGGCACGTTCCTGGACCGGAGCGGCGTGCTATCCTCCGTCCACTCCTTTGCCTCGAACGCTTTTGCTCCCCTGTACCTGGGCTTCATCCTCGGCTCGGTAGGCGTGAGCGCCGCGCTGCTGGTGTACCGCCTGCCCATGCTCCGCAGCGAAAACACACTGGAGTCAGCGCTCTCCCGCGAGGCCGCATTCCTTCTGAATAACCTGCTGTTTATAGCCGTGGCCTTCGCCACGTTCTGGGGGACCCTCTTCCCGCTTGTTTCCGAGGCCGTGCGCGGCGTCAAGGTGACGGTGGGCGCGCCGTTCTTCAACCAGGTGAACGGGCCGCTCTTCCTGGGCCTTGTCGGCCTGATGGGCATCGCGCCGCTGATAAGCTGGCGGAAGGCGACGCCTTCGTACCTGGCGCGCAACTTGGCTGTCCCTCTGGGCGCCGCGCTCCTGGGCGCGGGGGCGCTGCTACTCCTTGGCGTCAGACAGCCGGTCGCCGTTGTCGCCGTCGGCGCGTGCATCCTGGTGGTCGGAGTCATCGCGCAGGAGTGGGTGCGCGGCACGGCGCTGCGCCGCCAGACATTCGCCGAAATCTGGCCTCTGGCCTTCGCGCGGCTCATCATGTCCAATCGCCCGCGCTATGGCGGGTACATCGTCCACCTGGGCATCGTGCTCGTGGCCCTGGGCGTCGTCGGCTCGTCCTTCTACCAGCTCACGACGGATGCCACCCTGTCCAAAGGTGACGAGATGCGCCTGGGCACGTACCGTCTGCGCTACGACGGGAAATCCGACAAACTGACGGGAAGCAAGCTTGTCACCACGGCGACCCTCACCGTCTATGACGGCAATACAACAACGCCCATTGACACGCTGGCGGCCCAGCGCTCCATTGACTTCCGCTGGAACCAGCCGGTCAGCGAGGTGGCCCTACGCTCCACTCCTCTGGAGGACCTGTATGTCCTGCTGGCGGACGCGGATGACGCGGACAAGGCGAGCTTCCGCGTCTTCGTCAATCCGCTCGTGCTGTGGATATGGGTCGGCGGACTGACTGTCCTGCTGGGCGGCGTCGTGGCCCTGTGGCCCGGCCGGGAGACAGGGGCGCCGTCGTGA
- the ccmA gene encoding heme ABC exporter ATP-binding protein CcmA — translation MDHSGPPTVEVRKLSKDFGGRRALRGVELRAQEGESLAIFGPNGSGKTTLIKILATILRPTGGSVSVAGLSLPQEALEVRRRIGVVTHQNYLYDELTCHENLTFYGRMYRVPDIPERIRTVIAQVGLEARLHDRVRTLSNGMQRRLAIARAVLHNPSVLLLDEPEVGLDEHAVNLLEDLLARLNDGRRTVIMSTHNLERGLRMSDRVAILVDGRIAYQATRGALDVERLRGTYAQLAGARV, via the coding sequence GTGGACCATAGCGGCCCGCCGACGGTGGAGGTCCGCAAGCTCTCCAAGGACTTCGGCGGCCGCCGAGCTTTGCGGGGCGTGGAGCTGCGCGCTCAGGAGGGGGAGTCCCTCGCTATTTTCGGGCCGAACGGGTCCGGCAAGACGACCCTTATCAAGATACTGGCCACCATCCTCAGGCCCACCGGCGGCTCCGTGTCCGTGGCGGGGCTGTCCCTTCCGCAGGAGGCGCTGGAGGTGCGGCGGCGCATCGGCGTTGTCACCCATCAGAACTATCTGTACGACGAGCTGACCTGCCACGAGAACCTGACCTTCTACGGGCGCATGTACCGCGTCCCGGACATTCCGGAGCGCATCCGCACCGTCATCGCGCAGGTGGGCCTGGAGGCGCGCCTCCACGACCGCGTGCGCACCCTCTCGAACGGCATGCAGCGGCGCCTGGCCATCGCCCGCGCCGTGCTGCACAACCCATCGGTGCTGCTGCTGGACGAGCCTGAGGTGGGACTGGACGAGCACGCCGTCAACCTTCTGGAAGACCTGCTGGCCCGGCTGAACGACGGCCGGCGCACGGTCATCATGTCCACCCACAATCTGGAGCGCGGCCTCCGCATGAGCGACCGGGTGGCGATCCTCGTGGACGGACGTATCGCTTATCAGGCGACGCGAGGCGCGCTGGACGTGGAGCGCTTGCGCGGGACATACGCCCAGCTTGCCGGAGCGCGCGTGTGA
- a CDS encoding heme exporter protein CcmB: MKDYLAGVTTILWKDVLTELRTKDILLSVFIFALLSLVIFSFALRADRATVAGIAPGVLWAAFSFSGILALNRAFATEREKGSLEGLVITPVSRDAIYFGKMLGVLIFMLAAEIVLLPVFVVLFNVPLDLPRLLPIIFLATLGFASVGTVFSAIAVNTRSREIMLPVLFLPVVVPVVISAVEASARVMAGEPWSNVSVWLQVLVAFDVIFVVVSSLVFEYVLEE, from the coding sequence GTGAAGGACTATCTAGCGGGCGTAACGACCATTCTGTGGAAAGATGTCCTGACCGAGCTGAGGACCAAGGACATCCTGCTTTCGGTGTTCATCTTCGCCCTCCTGTCGCTGGTCATCTTCAGCTTCGCGCTGCGCGCGGACCGGGCGACGGTGGCCGGCATCGCGCCGGGTGTGCTGTGGGCGGCCTTCTCCTTTTCGGGCATTCTGGCGCTGAACCGCGCCTTCGCCACCGAGCGGGAAAAAGGCTCACTGGAGGGCCTGGTGATCACGCCGGTCTCGCGAGATGCCATCTACTTCGGCAAGATGCTGGGCGTCCTTATCTTCATGCTGGCCGCGGAGATTGTGCTGCTGCCCGTCTTCGTCGTGCTGTTCAACGTGCCGCTGGACCTGCCGCGGCTCCTGCCGATCATCTTCCTCGCGACGCTTGGGTTCGCGTCCGTCGGCACCGTGTTCTCCGCCATCGCCGTCAACACCCGGTCGCGGGAGATCATGCTACCCGTGCTGTTCCTGCCTGTGGTGGTGCCCGTGGTCATCAGCGCCGTGGAGGCCTCCGCGCGGGTCATGGCGGGCGAACCGTGGAGCAACGTGAGCGTGTGGCTGCAGGTGCTGGTCGCCTTCGACGTCATCTTTGTTGTAGTATCTTCTCTGGTGTTTGAGTACGTGCTGGAGGAGTAG
- a CDS encoding MaoC family dehydratase N-terminal domain-containing protein, with product MAQGQHAVITEQMLQDVRKRIGVEWTPKDPFYNRQASCDTIRHFCDGIGDDNPLFRDEAYAKKTRWGRIIAPPSFYYSVFLVGRGAGLPGIHGWFSGGDWEFYRPLFLDEFVTPVVKMTDITEKKSTHAGRIFFQYSQVTFKTSPGEVSAKAIGWTARAERQSAGEHGREKHKAIKPATYTPEEMDRIVKAAVVEKPRGATPRFWEDVQVGQEMEPIVKGPLSIRDMYAWLMGGGSPFMKAHGIFYKYVARHPGAVMVDSTTGRVDVPELVHMEQSRASEIGVAGAYDYGPQRMAWVANLVTNWMGDDAFLWKLYAEIRRFNVVGDTNWLKGKLTRKYEEKGMRLVDLEIWAENQRGEITAPGRATVSLPSRQHGPAALPPKYKG from the coding sequence ATGGCGCAGGGTCAGCATGCGGTCATCACCGAGCAGATGCTCCAGGATGTGCGGAAGCGCATCGGCGTGGAGTGGACGCCCAAGGACCCCTTTTACAACAGGCAGGCATCCTGTGACACCATCCGGCACTTCTGCGATGGCATCGGCGACGACAATCCCCTCTTCCGCGACGAGGCGTACGCGAAGAAGACGCGCTGGGGCAGAATCATCGCACCACCCAGCTTCTACTACAGCGTCTTTCTCGTAGGTCGCGGCGCCGGCCTGCCGGGCATTCACGGCTGGTTCTCCGGCGGCGACTGGGAGTTCTACCGGCCTCTGTTCCTTGATGAGTTCGTGACGCCTGTCGTCAAAATGACCGACATCACGGAGAAGAAGAGCACGCACGCGGGACGCATCTTCTTCCAGTATTCCCAGGTCACGTTCAAGACGTCCCCCGGCGAGGTCTCCGCCAAGGCCATCGGCTGGACGGCGCGCGCGGAGCGGCAGTCGGCGGGCGAGCACGGGCGGGAGAAGCACAAGGCCATCAAGCCCGCCACCTACACGCCGGAGGAGATGGACCGCATCGTCAAGGCCGCCGTAGTGGAGAAGCCCCGGGGCGCCACGCCGCGCTTCTGGGAGGACGTGCAGGTCGGCCAGGAGATGGAGCCTATCGTCAAGGGGCCGCTCAGCATACGCGACATGTACGCATGGCTTATGGGCGGCGGCTCCCCCTTCATGAAGGCGCACGGCATCTTCTACAAGTACGTCGCGCGCCACCCGGGCGCCGTCATGGTGGACTCCACTACGGGGCGGGTTGACGTGCCGGAGCTGGTGCACATGGAGCAGAGCCGCGCCAGCGAGATCGGCGTGGCGGGCGCGTACGACTACGGCCCCCAGCGCATGGCGTGGGTGGCCAATCTGGTCACCAACTGGATGGGCGACGACGCCTTCCTGTGGAAGCTGTACGCCGAGATACGGCGGTTCAACGTCGTCGGCGACACCAACTGGCTCAAGGGCAAGCTGACGCGCAAGTACGAGGAGAAGGGCATGCGGCTGGTGGACCTGGAGATATGGGCGGAGAACCAGCGCGGCGAGATCACCGCGCCGGGCCGCGCCACGGTCAGCCTGCCGTCGCGCCAGCATGGGCCCGCGGCGTTGCCCCCCAAGTACAAGGGATAG
- a CDS encoding thiolase family protein, translating into MSSHDVVIAGVGIHPFGRFDGKTAVDFGRDAVTQALKDAGIAYKDVQAAYCACMYASATTGSRVLYNLGMTSIPIADVEAACASGGVAIRQAYMAVASGMYDCVLAFGTEKMPKGFMDPSQIFDKWQIDMGLTQNPAYWAMLARRHMEDHGTTPIQLAKVSVKNHKNAMNNPNAMFHTPFTIEEVLNAKMVCDPFTVYMLAAPNEGAAAAVVCSRKFAKEHGVRKPVTILSSVHRTTMHPWFRGPAYSWSTRTDNPPLTGIAAKEAYERAGVGPTDLDVLEVQDTDCFSEIMFTEQLGLCPIGEGGRLVDEGVTEMTGRTPVNTTGGILSCGEPVGASHLRQVHELVLQLRGDAGPRQVKSAKVALGHVFGAGGNCAITILKR; encoded by the coding sequence ATGTCGTCACATGACGTCGTCATCGCGGGAGTCGGCATCCATCCCTTCGGCCGCTTCGACGGCAAGACTGCCGTGGACTTCGGGCGCGACGCGGTCACGCAGGCGCTGAAGGACGCAGGCATCGCGTACAAAGACGTGCAGGCGGCGTATTGCGCGTGCATGTACGCGTCCGCCACCACGGGGTCGCGCGTCCTCTACAACCTGGGCATGACCAGCATCCCCATCGCCGACGTCGAGGCGGCGTGCGCCAGCGGCGGCGTCGCCATCCGGCAGGCCTACATGGCCGTCGCGTCCGGCATGTACGACTGCGTGCTCGCCTTCGGCACCGAGAAGATGCCGAAGGGCTTCATGGACCCCAGCCAGATCTTCGACAAGTGGCAGATAGACATGGGCCTGACGCAGAACCCCGCCTACTGGGCGATGCTGGCGCGCAGGCACATGGAGGACCACGGCACGACGCCCATTCAGCTCGCCAAGGTCTCCGTCAAGAACCACAAGAACGCCATGAACAACCCGAATGCCATGTTCCACACCCCCTTCACCATCGAGGAGGTGCTGAACGCCAAGATGGTGTGCGACCCCTTCACCGTGTACATGCTCGCGGCCCCCAACGAGGGCGCCGCCGCCGCCGTGGTGTGCAGCAGGAAGTTCGCGAAGGAACACGGCGTCCGCAAGCCCGTGACCATCCTCTCCTCCGTGCACCGCACGACGATGCACCCGTGGTTCCGCGGCCCGGCGTATAGCTGGAGCACGCGGACGGACAACCCTCCCCTGACGGGCATCGCCGCGAAGGAAGCATACGAGCGCGCGGGCGTCGGCCCGACAGACCTGGACGTGCTGGAGGTGCAGGACACCGACTGCTTCTCCGAGATCATGTTCACGGAGCAGCTCGGCCTCTGCCCCATCGGCGAGGGCGGCAGGCTGGTGGACGAGGGCGTGACGGAGATGACCGGCAGGACGCCCGTGAACACCACGGGCGGCATCCTGAGCTGCGGCGAGCCAGTGGGAGCGTCGCACCTGCGGCAAGTCCACGAGCTTGTGCTGCAGCTTCGCGGCGACGCCGGCCCGCGACAGGTCAAGAGCGCGAAGGTGGCGCTCGGCCACGTCTTCGGCGCGGGCGGCAACTGCGCGATTACCATTCTGAAGCGATAG
- a CDS encoding CcmD family protein produces MNEAPTNPLVYLFAAFLVIWVVFFIYAIFMARRQSMLRSEIEALKKELVERDRKAR; encoded by the coding sequence ATGAACGAAGCCCCAACGAATCCCCTGGTCTACCTCTTTGCCGCGTTTCTTGTCATATGGGTCGTGTTCTTCATCTACGCCATTTTCATGGCCCGTCGGCAGAGCATGCTGCGGTCCGAAATCGAGGCGCTGAAGAAGGAGCTGGTGGAGAGGGACCGGAAGGCGCGGTAG
- a CDS encoding Zn-ribbon domain-containing OB-fold protein, with product MVRSSAPSVSRVPIREGFFDSLDQPLNKVRLAGSRCRACGYTFFGRRTGCENCGSDNLKDMAFSRRGTVWSYTVLRYHPPGDYKGPEPYQPTPVAAVELPEEVRVLAPLAGVAPDKVRVGMAVELVVEPYYTDASGNEVIAYKFRPV from the coding sequence GTGGTTAGATCGTCCGCCCCCTCTGTATCTCGCGTCCCCATCCGTGAGGGGTTCTTCGACTCCCTCGACCAGCCGCTGAACAAGGTGCGGCTGGCCGGTTCCCGCTGCCGCGCGTGCGGCTACACCTTTTTCGGGCGCAGGACCGGCTGCGAGAACTGCGGCAGCGACAACCTCAAGGACATGGCGTTCAGCAGGCGCGGCACCGTGTGGAGCTACACGGTGCTGCGCTACCATCCGCCCGGCGACTACAAAGGCCCGGAGCCGTACCAGCCCACGCCCGTCGCCGCCGTCGAACTGCCGGAGGAGGTGCGGGTGCTCGCGCCTCTGGCAGGCGTCGCGCCGGACAAGGTCAGAGTCGGCATGGCGGTCGAGCTTGTCGTGGAGCCGTACTACACGGACGCCAGCGGCAACGAGGTCATCGCGTACAAGTTCCGCCCGGTCTAA
- a CDS encoding sulfite oxidase-like oxidoreductase, giving the protein MKDIKPRVPPDQYVTTKFPVLTYGATPRIAAKDWRLVLSGLVARPIELTWEQFQALPSIRCAADFHCVTGWSRLNNEWEGVSFREIAGLAQPRPEARFVAVGCYGGYTTNMDLVALMDDDVLLACRHDGLDLPAEHGGPVRLIVPKRYAWKSAKWVHVLEFLTEDRPGFWETHGYHNVADPWREERYSG; this is encoded by the coding sequence ATGAAAGACATCAAGCCTCGGGTGCCGCCTGATCAATACGTGACCACCAAGTTCCCCGTCCTCACGTACGGCGCAACGCCGCGGATTGCAGCGAAGGACTGGCGGCTCGTGCTGTCGGGCCTGGTGGCCCGGCCCATTGAGCTGACCTGGGAGCAGTTCCAGGCGCTGCCCAGCATCAGGTGCGCCGCGGACTTCCATTGTGTCACCGGCTGGAGCCGGCTCAACAACGAGTGGGAGGGCGTCAGCTTCAGGGAAATCGCAGGGCTGGCGCAGCCGCGGCCTGAAGCGCGCTTCGTGGCGGTGGGCTGCTACGGAGGCTACACCACCAACATGGACTTGGTGGCCCTGATGGACGATGATGTCTTGTTGGCCTGCCGGCACGACGGACTCGACCTGCCCGCGGAGCACGGCGGGCCCGTGCGCCTGATAGTGCCCAAGCGCTATGCATGGAAGAGCGCCAAATGGGTGCATGTGCTTGAGTTCCTGACCGAGGACCGGCCTGGTTTTTGGGAGACACACGGCTACCACAACGTTGCGGACCCGTGGCGGGAAGAGCGGTATTCGGGATAA
- the ccsA gene encoding cytochrome c biogenesis protein CcsA, whose product MTQDTLLGRTTLLSRLFLALAFIGILVSLALVFLWVPNERQQGVVYRIFFFHVPAGLLSFVAFAIVFVASIGYLWKGNRMWDMVAHSAAELGVVFATLSLTTGSIWARPIWGVWWTWDPRLTTMLILWLIYVGYLMLRAYGTEDTRVSRFASVVGIIGFVDVPIVFFSVRWWRTQHPQPLLKPGDEFGLTPEMTMTFLIAFAALSFLFGHLLLERLAMRRMSADVQEMRQALSAEKGV is encoded by the coding sequence ATGACACAAGACACGCTTCTGGGCCGGACGACGCTTCTGAGCCGTCTGTTCCTGGCCCTTGCCTTCATAGGCATTCTGGTCAGCCTGGCCCTGGTTTTTCTGTGGGTGCCCAACGAACGCCAGCAGGGAGTGGTATACCGCATCTTCTTCTTCCACGTGCCCGCCGGGCTGCTCTCCTTCGTGGCCTTCGCCATCGTCTTCGTGGCGAGCATCGGGTACCTCTGGAAAGGCAATCGCATGTGGGACATGGTGGCCCACTCGGCCGCGGAGTTGGGCGTTGTTTTCGCCACCCTGAGCCTGACGACCGGCTCCATCTGGGCGCGCCCTATCTGGGGCGTGTGGTGGACGTGGGACCCGCGCCTCACGACCATGCTCATCCTGTGGCTGATCTACGTGGGCTACCTGATGCTGCGGGCCTACGGCACGGAGGACACGCGCGTATCGCGCTTCGCCTCCGTGGTCGGCATCATCGGTTTCGTGGACGTGCCCATCGTGTTCTTCTCCGTCCGCTGGTGGCGGACGCAGCACCCGCAGCCGCTGCTGAAGCCCGGCGACGAGTTCGGGCTGACGCCGGAGATGACGATGACGTTCCTCATCGCCTTCGCGGCGCTCAGCTTCTTGTTCGGCCACCTCCTGCTGGAGCGGCTCGCCATGCGGCGCATGTCCGCCGATGTACAGGAAATGCGGCAGGCCCTGTCTGCCGAGAAAGGCGTCTAG